Genomic DNA from Candidatus Sphingomonas phytovorans:
GTGATCGGCGCGATCAATGGGCCGGCGGTCGGCGTCGGCGCGACCATGACCCTGCCGATGGATTTCCGCCTCGCCGGCGATACGGCGCGCTTCGGCTTCGTCTTCGCCCGGCGCGGGATCGTGCCCGAGGCGACCTCGACCTGGTTCCTGCCCCGGCTCGTCGGCATCGGGCAGGCGCTGGAATGGTGCTACTCGGCCCGTCTGTTCGATGCGGCGGAGGCGTTGCGCGGCGGGCTGGTCCGCAGCGTCCATGCACCCGGCGACCTGCTGGCCGCGGCCCGCGCTCTTGCCCGCACGCTGACCGGGGAGAGCGCGCCGGTCTCCATATCGGTCATGCGCCGGATGCTCTGGACCGGCCTCGGCGCGACTCATCCGATGGAGGCGCACCGGCTCGAAAGCCGCGTCATGTGGCTGCGCGGTGCCAGCGCCGATGCGCGCGAGGGCGTCGGGTCGTTCCTCGAAAAGCGACCCGCTGCCTTTCCCGATCGCGTGTCCGAAGCGTGGGGCGATTTCGCTGACTGGTTCGAAGGGCCACGTTACCGCTGAGCATCCTATAGCTTTTCGACATCCCTCTCGTGATTCCATGTTATTCGGGACCTTGACAGGGCCCCGGCGGCACTCGATGGTAGCGCTATCAATAATGTGGTCGAGCGGAGCGGGATGGCTGAGAGGGGCTTTGCGGTGGCGGATGCGCTGCCAGCGGATTGGCGTGAGGGCCTGTTTGTCGGTCGCATCGCCAGCGCGGAGGGGCCGAGCCCGGTCCTGATCGCCGGCGGCGTGGTTCACGACATGGCGAAGGTGGCGCCGACCGTTTCGGCTCTTGTCGAGGATAAGGCGTTCGACGCGAGCGCCGGCAAGGCGCTTGGGGCGCTCGACTCGCTCGATCTCGGCACCGGTCCGGAGTCGGCGCTGCGCCTGCTGAGCCCGATCGACCTGCAATGCGTCAAGGCGGCCGGCGTGACCTTCGCCGTCTCGGCGCTCGAACGCGTGATCGAGGAGCGCGCCCGGGGCGATGCCGGTGCCGCCGCTGACGTGCGCGCCCGGCTCGAGGACATCATCGGCGGCAGCCTGCGGGCGGTCGTGCCGGGCTCGCCCGAAGCAGCCGCGATGAAGAACGCGCTGATCGAGGACGGCATGTGGTCGCAATATCTCGAGGTCGCGATCGGCCCGGATGCCGAGGTCTTCACCAAGTCCCCCGTGCTCTCGACGATCGGTCATGGCGGGGAGATCGGCGTTCGCTCCGATTCGACCTGGAACAATCCGGAGCCCGAAATCGTGATGCTGGCGGATTCGACCGGCGCCGCGGTCGGCGCGACGCTGGGCAACGACGTCAATCTGCGCGATTTCGAAGGCCGCTCGGCGCTGCTGCTTGGCAAGGCGAAGGACAATAATGCTTCCTGCGCGCTTGGCCCGTTCATTCGGCTGTTCGACCAGGGCTTCACGCTTGACGATGTCCGCCAGGCCGAGGTCGAGCTGCTGATCGAGGGACCCGAGGGCTATCGCCTGACCGGCGTCAGCTCGATGAACCAGATCAGCCGCGATCCCGAGGCGCTGCTCAGGCATACGATGAGCGAGCATCAATATCCCGACGGCTTCGTGCTGTTCCTCGGCACGCTGTTCGCGCCGACCCAGGATCGCGACGTGCCCAAGCACGGCTTCACCCACAAGACGGGCGATGTCGTCAGCATCTCGACGCCGCGCATCGGCCGTCTGGTCAACCGTGTGACGACGTCGAAGGCGGCGGCGCCCTGGCGGTTCGGCATCGGGGACCTGATGCGCAACCTCGCTGGCCGGGGGCTGCTGGCCCCGTCATGATCGACACTACCATAATGGAGACTGAATCCGTGCTGCAGGCAAAAGCCGCCGGGGCAACCGGCGCACTCTATCCCAGCCTGGCCGGCAAACGCGTTATCGTGACCGGCGGTGGCAGCGGCATCGGCGAGGGTCTGGTCGAGGCGTTCGTCGCGCAGGGCGCCCGCGTCGCCTTCATCGACATCGTCGAGGACGCCAGCCGCGCGGTGGTCGATCGCCTGACGCCGGACGCTGTCCATGCGCCGGTGTTCCGCCATTGCGACATCACCGACATCGACCTGCTCAAGCGCTCGATGGCGGCGATGGAGCAGGAGCTTGGCGGCGTCGATATCCTCATCAACAATGCCGCCAATGACGACCGGCACACGATCGATGAGGTCACCCCGGCCTATTGGGACGAACGGATGGCGGTGAACCTGCGCCACCAGTTCTTCGCGGCGCAGGCGGTGGTGCCGGCGATGAAGCGGGCCGGGCAGGGCGTGATCCTCAATTTCGGGTCGATCAGCTGGCATCTCGCGCTCGGCGAGCTCGTCCTCTACCAGACCGCCAAGGCGGCGATCGAGGGCCTGACGCGCAGCCTGGCGCGCGATCTCGGCCGCTCCAACATCCGCGTCAACACGATCGTGCCGGGCAATGTCCAGACGCCGCGGCAGATGAAATGGTACACGCCGGAAGGCGAGGCGGAGATCGTCGCGGCGCAGTGCCTCGATGGCCGAATCCAGCCCGCGGACGTCGCCGCCCTGGTGCTGTTCCTCGCGTCTGACGACGCGAAGATGTGCACCGGCCATGATTATTTCGTCGATGCCGGCTGGCGCTGAGATGGTCG
This window encodes:
- a CDS encoding crotonase/enoyl-CoA hydratase family protein, translating into MTARQDPRFETIRLETGEDGIATITLDRPDKLNAFNRAMLYDLLAAFDATDADDAVRAVIVTGSGRAFCAGADLSEGGATFDYEKRGGRWADGDSPVNEDGSVDWSNPAVRDGGGILSLRIFDSRKPVIGAINGPAVGVGATMTLPMDFRLAGDTARFGFVFARRGIVPEATSTWFLPRLVGIGQALEWCYSARLFDAAEALRGGLVRSVHAPGDLLAAARALARTLTGESAPVSISVMRRMLWTGLGATHPMEAHRLESRVMWLRGASADAREGVGSFLEKRPAAFPDRVSEAWGDFADWFEGPRYR
- a CDS encoding fumarylacetoacetate hydrolase family protein encodes the protein MAERGFAVADALPADWREGLFVGRIASAEGPSPVLIAGGVVHDMAKVAPTVSALVEDKAFDASAGKALGALDSLDLGTGPESALRLLSPIDLQCVKAAGVTFAVSALERVIEERARGDAGAAADVRARLEDIIGGSLRAVVPGSPEAAAMKNALIEDGMWSQYLEVAIGPDAEVFTKSPVLSTIGHGGEIGVRSDSTWNNPEPEIVMLADSTGAAVGATLGNDVNLRDFEGRSALLLGKAKDNNASCALGPFIRLFDQGFTLDDVRQAEVELLIEGPEGYRLTGVSSMNQISRDPEALLRHTMSEHQYPDGFVLFLGTLFAPTQDRDVPKHGFTHKTGDVVSISTPRIGRLVNRVTTSKAAAPWRFGIGDLMRNLAGRGLLAPS
- a CDS encoding SDR family NAD(P)-dependent oxidoreductase translates to METESVLQAKAAGATGALYPSLAGKRVIVTGGGSGIGEGLVEAFVAQGARVAFIDIVEDASRAVVDRLTPDAVHAPVFRHCDITDIDLLKRSMAAMEQELGGVDILINNAANDDRHTIDEVTPAYWDERMAVNLRHQFFAAQAVVPAMKRAGQGVILNFGSISWHLALGELVLYQTAKAAIEGLTRSLARDLGRSNIRVNTIVPGNVQTPRQMKWYTPEGEAEIVAAQCLDGRIQPADVAALVLFLASDDAKMCTGHDYFVDAGWR